A section of the Pseudomonas sp. Q1-7 genome encodes:
- a CDS encoding LysR family transcriptional regulator: MNDKNIEALWAHLHWLIVLEQQGSYTAAAARLGVSKAAMSQRIVELERAVGMPLVRRTTRSMRLTEVGQRLVDDIRTPFERIAHSFAGVRDLAGVPTGLLRVTAPVALARQQLVPRLAEFSRANPEVRLELELSDRISSLSMEGFDLAIRHAATVPDTHVAWQLCNTRSLLVASRAYLRRRHAPSTPEALSEHDCLYYPRAQETPTWAFEPLDGRSGGERVTVAITGPFAANNSEALRDAAIAGLGIALLPDFSAQAALEAGKLVEILPEWVPVGTFAERLYAVRPYASHVPLAVSTFVSFLRHAWVSGFAPK, translated from the coding sequence ATGAACGACAAAAATATCGAAGCCCTTTGGGCTCATCTGCATTGGCTGATCGTCCTGGAGCAACAAGGCAGCTATACGGCTGCTGCGGCTCGCCTTGGAGTGAGCAAGGCAGCCATGAGCCAACGCATCGTTGAACTCGAACGCGCAGTCGGCATGCCGCTTGTGCGGCGCACAACCCGCAGCATGCGCCTTACCGAGGTTGGCCAGCGGCTGGTGGATGACATTCGAACGCCGTTCGAGCGAATAGCGCACAGCTTCGCGGGTGTCCGTGACTTGGCGGGGGTGCCGACCGGGCTGCTGCGCGTGACGGCCCCTGTCGCCCTCGCACGTCAACAACTGGTGCCGCGCTTGGCAGAATTCTCACGTGCCAATCCTGAAGTCCGGTTGGAGTTGGAGCTTTCCGACCGCATCAGTTCGCTGTCGATGGAAGGGTTTGATTTGGCGATCCGGCACGCAGCCACCGTACCGGACACGCATGTGGCCTGGCAGTTATGCAACACGCGGTCCCTATTGGTCGCCAGTCGCGCCTACCTGCGGCGCCGTCATGCGCCTAGCACACCTGAAGCGCTGTCAGAACATGACTGCTTGTATTACCCGCGCGCTCAAGAGACGCCCACCTGGGCCTTCGAACCTCTGGATGGCCGTTCAGGGGGCGAGAGAGTCACGGTGGCAATCACCGGTCCGTTCGCAGCCAACAATAGTGAGGCACTGCGTGATGCAGCGATAGCAGGACTGGGTATCGCACTACTGCCAGATTTCAGCGCTCAGGCGGCCCTGGAAGCCGGAAAGCTGGTCGAGATTCTCCCTGAATGGGTGCCGGTGGGAACGTTCGCAGAACGGCTCTACGCCGTTCGCCCCTACGCAAGCCATGTGCCGTTGGCGGTCTCCACGTTTGTGAGTTTTCTGCGCCACGCATGGGTATCCGGCTTCGCGCCGAAGTAG
- a CDS encoding IS3 family transposase (programmed frameshift): MSKRKRYSPEFKREAIELVRRSGASCRQVALEIGVAPNLLTRWVRESQPGVEKAFPGTGSPRDEELARLKRELARVTKERDFLKRRGSVLCQGVIERYSVIQRCRNEYPVRLMCRCLKVSASGYYDWQDREPSPRAQENARLVRRIREIHEDSRGVIGAPRMREDLLDEGETVSLNRVARLMSAERIQGWPRQKKRGLGRVASGRPAGVKNLLERDFTALEPERKWVTDITEVATLEGKLFLCVVLDLYSKLVIGWSMHHRQDRQMVIRAVEMAIWQRQGDWSVILHSDRGSQFTSADYQRFLTRNTLVCSMSAVGHCGDNAACEGFFGLLKRERVAHQAYRTRDEARADLFDYIERFHNPRMRRRVARQDLKFSALFKPSVEMG, translated from the exons ATGTCCAAGCGCAAGAGATACAGCCCCGAGTTCAAGCGGGAAGCCATCGAGCTGGTTCGTCGTTCAGGGGCGAGCTGCCGACAGGTTGCCCTGGAGATTGGTGTTGCTCCGAACCTGCTCACACGCTGGGTTAGAGAGTCGCAGCCAGGCGTAGAAAAGGCGTTTCCAGGAACGGGGAGTCCGCGAGATGAGGAGCTTGCCCGCCTCAAGCGTGAGTTGGCCCGAGTGACCAAGGAACGTGATTTTTTAA AGAGACGCGGCAGCGTACTTTGCCAGGGAGTCATCGAGCGGTACTCGGTGATCCAGCGCTGCCGCAACGAGTACCCGGTACGACTGATGTGCCGTTGCCTGAAGGTTTCTGCCAGCGGCTATTACGACTGGCAGGATCGCGAGCCAAGTCCGCGCGCTCAAGAGAATGCGCGCCTAGTAAGGCGCATTCGGGAGATTCATGAGGACAGCCGTGGTGTGATCGGCGCTCCTCGTATGCGTGAGGATCTGCTCGACGAAGGTGAAACTGTCAGCCTGAACCGCGTTGCTCGCCTGATGTCCGCAGAGAGAATTCAAGGATGGCCACGTCAGAAGAAGCGCGGCCTTGGTCGAGTAGCCTCTGGTCGTCCAGCTGGCGTGAAGAATCTACTGGAGCGCGACTTCACCGCCTTGGAGCCGGAGCGCAAGTGGGTCACCGACATCACGGAAGTCGCCACCCTGGAGGGCAAACTGTTCCTGTGCGTGGTGCTCGACCTGTACAGCAAGCTGGTCATTGGCTGGTCGATGCATCACCGTCAGGATCGGCAGATGGTGATCCGAGCGGTGGAAATGGCAATCTGGCAACGCCAGGGCGATTGGTCAGTGATCCTGCATTCGGATCGTGGCAGCCAGTTCACCAGTGCGGATTACCAGCGCTTTCTAACTCGCAACACGCTGGTTTGTAGCATGAGTGCCGTCGGGCATTGTGGCGATAACGCTGCCTGTGAAGGCTTCTTTGGTCTGCTCAAACGGGAGCGTGTTGCCCATCAAGCGTATCGAACGCGCGATGAAGCACGGGCTGATCTATTCGACTACATCGAGCGGTTTCATAACCCACGAATGCGTCGTAGAGTCGCCCGGCAAGATTTGAAGTTTTCAGCCCTTTTCAAACCGTCCGTGGAAATGGGGTAG
- a CDS encoding SOS response-associated peptidase, whose translation MCGRYVSPSDWAIENYWHIGARNSGGWIQSFNVAPTTQVPMLRLDPQGELELVAARWGLIPFWWKQPKPPGVTFNARSEEAATKPMWRQSLRTHRCLMPAMGWYEWNEHQPVRSRSGRKVNQPYYHHSNDDGVLAIAGLWSTWTGPGGQEVVSCALMTKEAAPSVAHVHHRMPVILAPEQFDLWLTPETTAEQVQGAIALSREDFAAYPITTDVGNTRNDYPELIEPISDNRVDDSAGPARV comes from the coding sequence ATGTGCGGACGCTATGTCTCCCCGTCGGACTGGGCGATCGAAAACTACTGGCATATAGGGGCGCGCAATTCCGGCGGCTGGATCCAGAGCTTCAATGTCGCCCCCACCACCCAGGTGCCCATGCTGCGCCTGGACCCTCAAGGCGAACTGGAGCTGGTGGCCGCCCGCTGGGGCCTGATTCCCTTCTGGTGGAAGCAGCCCAAGCCACCGGGGGTGACCTTCAACGCGCGCAGTGAGGAAGCCGCCACCAAGCCCATGTGGCGCCAGAGTCTGCGAACGCACCGCTGCCTGATGCCGGCCATGGGCTGGTACGAATGGAATGAACACCAGCCGGTGCGAAGCCGATCCGGCCGCAAGGTGAATCAGCCCTACTACCACCACAGCAACGACGATGGGGTACTGGCGATTGCCGGGCTCTGGTCGACCTGGACCGGGCCCGGAGGTCAGGAAGTCGTTTCCTGCGCGCTGATGACGAAGGAAGCTGCGCCGTCGGTGGCGCATGTCCATCACCGGATGCCAGTGATTCTGGCACCGGAGCAGTTCGACCTGTGGCTGACTCCCGAGACAACGGCAGAACAGGTCCAGGGCGCTATTGCCCTGAGCCGTGAGGACTTTGCTGCCTACCCTATTACCACGGATGTCGGTAACACCAGGAACGACTATCCCGAGTTAATAGAACCAATTTCGGACAATCGGGTTGATGACTCCGCGGGCCCCGCTAGGGTCTAG
- the acuI gene encoding acrylyl-CoA reductase (NADPH), whose amino-acid sequence MFKAILIDKVDSTYQARITDLSDEQLPEGDVTVRVSYSTLNFKDGLAITGKSPVVRQFPMVPGIDFVGTVENSTHPKYQAGDKVLLNGWGVGETHWGGLAQKARVNGDWLIPLPLGISEQQAMAIGTAGYTSMLCLMALERHGVRPEHGKVLVTGASGGVGSFAIALLANNGYSVIAATGRLEETEYLKHLGAETVIHRSELSEPGRPLAKERWAAAIDSVGSHTLANVCAGTQAEGAVAACGLAQGMDFPASVAPFILRGVSLLGVNSVTQPYARRVEAWSRLCDELDFHKLTEITREIALPQSLEAASDLLQGKVRGRLVVDVNR is encoded by the coding sequence GTGTTCAAGGCAATTTTGATTGATAAGGTCGACTCGACGTACCAGGCTCGGATTACCGACCTGAGCGACGAACAACTTCCCGAAGGTGATGTGACCGTGCGGGTGTCCTATAGCACCCTCAATTTCAAGGATGGGTTGGCAATCACTGGAAAAAGCCCAGTTGTGCGCCAATTTCCGATGGTGCCGGGGATCGATTTCGTTGGCACCGTCGAGAACAGCACACACCCCAAGTACCAGGCCGGCGACAAGGTGCTGCTCAATGGCTGGGGAGTAGGTGAGACTCATTGGGGAGGCCTGGCGCAAAAAGCAAGAGTCAACGGTGACTGGCTGATTCCACTTCCCCTGGGCATCAGTGAGCAACAGGCGATGGCCATTGGTACGGCGGGATACACTTCCATGCTCTGCCTAATGGCATTGGAGCGTCATGGAGTTCGCCCGGAGCACGGCAAGGTTCTGGTCACTGGAGCCAGCGGTGGAGTGGGAAGCTTTGCAATCGCGCTCCTAGCCAACAATGGGTATTCGGTTATCGCTGCGACAGGGAGGCTTGAGGAAACCGAGTACCTCAAGCACCTCGGAGCCGAGACTGTCATTCATCGATCTGAGCTGTCAGAGCCGGGGCGTCCTCTTGCAAAGGAACGATGGGCCGCCGCAATCGACTCTGTCGGAAGCCATACGCTCGCCAATGTCTGTGCCGGCACGCAAGCAGAAGGTGCGGTAGCTGCCTGTGGTTTGGCTCAAGGTATGGATTTCCCGGCATCAGTAGCGCCCTTCATTCTGAGAGGCGTAAGTCTGCTCGGCGTCAACAGTGTCACGCAGCCCTATGCACGAAGAGTCGAAGCATGGAGCCGTCTCTGTGACGAGTTGGATTTCCATAAACTGACAGAAATCACGCGCGAGATTGCGCTGCCGCAGAGTCTTGAGGCAGCGAGCGATCTGTTGCAAGGGAAAGTCAGGGGTCGTCTGGTGGTGGACGTAAACCGCTGA
- a CDS encoding LLM class oxidoreductase, whose protein sequence is MYQPSTVPYQDHHGFRRTFMPGNLSLGLFFPLEAFEWDTPTMHDQVALARRAEELGFATLWFRDVPLRDPDFGDVGQVFDPWVYLGYMAAHTTKIALGTASIALPLHHPLHAAKAAASVDQLSDGRLLLGVASGDRPVEFPAFNVDPEKRGEVFRECCEVIRQAHSSSFAPIRWRGGELRGADLIPKPTTREIPLFVTGHSRQSLDWIARESHGWINYPRPPKIQQMIVEDWRREVRTQCGPVYKPFMQSLYIDLDASPSALPSRIHLGFRLGRDHLRALLEALQEIGVDHVILNLKYGRRPAAEVIEELGKHVVPRFRAF, encoded by the coding sequence ATGTATCAACCGAGCACTGTTCCTTACCAAGACCATCATGGGTTCAGAAGAACCTTCATGCCGGGCAATCTGAGCCTGGGGTTGTTCTTCCCACTGGAGGCCTTCGAGTGGGATACGCCGACCATGCACGATCAGGTGGCATTGGCGAGACGGGCCGAAGAGCTAGGTTTTGCCACACTCTGGTTTCGCGATGTTCCACTTAGGGACCCGGACTTTGGTGATGTCGGCCAGGTCTTCGACCCATGGGTCTACCTGGGCTACATGGCCGCCCATACCACCAAGATCGCTTTGGGTACTGCTTCAATCGCCTTGCCCTTGCACCATCCTTTGCATGCAGCCAAGGCGGCAGCGAGCGTCGACCAGTTGAGCGACGGTCGGTTGCTACTAGGGGTGGCGTCTGGAGACCGTCCAGTGGAGTTTCCCGCATTCAACGTCGATCCCGAAAAACGGGGTGAGGTCTTCCGCGAATGCTGTGAAGTCATACGCCAGGCCCATTCCAGTTCGTTTGCGCCCATTCGCTGGAGGGGCGGCGAGTTGCGGGGGGCTGACCTCATCCCCAAGCCTACAACCCGTGAGATCCCTTTGTTCGTGACCGGGCATAGCCGCCAGTCGCTCGATTGGATCGCGCGCGAAAGCCATGGATGGATCAACTATCCACGCCCTCCGAAAATTCAGCAGATGATCGTCGAGGATTGGCGGCGTGAAGTCAGAACGCAGTGTGGCCCCGTCTACAAACCGTTCATGCAGTCGCTTTACATCGATCTCGATGCATCCCCGTCTGCCCTTCCCTCTCGAATTCATCTTGGGTTCCGTTTAGGGCGTGACCACCTGCGGGCGTTATTGGAGGCGCTTCAGGAAATCGGTGTGGACCACGTTATCCTGAACCTGAAATACGGCAGACGCCCCGCAGCCGAGGTTATCGAAGAGCTTGGCAAGCACGTTGTTCCTCGCTTTCGCGCGTTCTAG
- a CDS encoding alkene reductase, with translation MNQSVLFETTQLGPYTLKNRIVLPPLTRSRSSQPGNIPNDLMATYYRQRTGAGFMVTEGTQIEPRGQGYAWTPGIHSAEQVEGWRKVTDAVHAEGGVIFAQLWHVGRVSHTSLQPRGEAPIAPSAIRADSVKVFIETGPGTGALAEPSTPRALSTAEVKELVQLYAQAARNALDAGFDGVEIHSANGYLVNQFISAHTNRRDDEYGGSLQNRLRFLREVTEAVAGVVGTERLGVRFAPLFATTDEDRVYLGLVEEDPHQTYIEAVKILEEVGIAYLSLAEADWENAPELPEAFREDVRKTFSGKILYAGKYTAERGSRVIQAGWGDLIAFGRPFIANPDLPARIANNWPLNPVDPTSMYGGTDKGYTDYPTYQP, from the coding sequence ATGAATCAGTCTGTCCTCTTCGAAACCACCCAACTGGGTCCGTACACCCTCAAGAACCGCATCGTTCTGCCGCCGCTGACGCGTTCCCGTAGCTCTCAGCCCGGCAACATTCCGAACGATCTCATGGCCACTTATTACCGCCAGCGTACCGGTGCCGGCTTCATGGTGACCGAAGGCACCCAGATCGAACCCCGCGGTCAGGGGTACGCCTGGACCCCTGGTATCCACAGCGCTGAGCAGGTCGAAGGCTGGCGTAAGGTCACTGATGCTGTGCATGCCGAAGGGGGTGTGATCTTCGCGCAGCTCTGGCATGTCGGCCGCGTGTCGCACACTTCTCTGCAGCCCCGCGGCGAAGCGCCCATCGCGCCATCGGCCATCCGGGCAGACAGCGTCAAGGTGTTCATCGAGACGGGCCCCGGCACGGGTGCATTGGCTGAGCCGTCGACTCCACGCGCACTTTCGACCGCAGAAGTGAAGGAACTGGTCCAGCTCTATGCCCAAGCGGCCCGAAATGCGTTGGACGCCGGTTTCGACGGGGTAGAAATCCACTCTGCGAACGGCTACCTGGTGAACCAGTTCATTTCCGCCCATACCAACCGTCGCGATGACGAATATGGTGGCTCGCTGCAGAACCGCTTGCGCTTCCTGCGCGAAGTCACTGAGGCCGTTGCCGGCGTCGTGGGTACGGAGCGCTTGGGCGTTCGCTTCGCACCGCTCTTCGCTACCACTGATGAGGATCGCGTCTACCTCGGCCTGGTCGAAGAGGATCCGCATCAAACCTATATCGAGGCGGTGAAGATTCTTGAGGAAGTGGGCATCGCCTACCTGTCGCTCGCCGAAGCCGACTGGGAGAACGCCCCCGAACTGCCCGAGGCGTTTCGCGAGGATGTTCGCAAGACCTTCAGCGGCAAGATCCTTTATGCCGGCAAATACACCGCTGAGCGAGGAAGTCGGGTGATCCAGGCGGGCTGGGGTGACCTCATCGCATTCGGTCGACCCTTCATTGCGAACCCGGATCTGCCCGCCCGCATCGCCAACAATTGGCCGCTGAATCCAGTGGACCCTACCAGCATGTATGGCGGCACTGATAAGGGCTACACCGACTACCCAACCTATCAACCCTAA
- a CDS encoding CoA-acylating methylmalonate-semialdehyde dehydrogenase: protein MNQANDTQEIAQYIHGEHVTGNGTRTQPVYNPATGAVSGRVRLGTAQDVDAAVACAQAAFPSWSNTPPIRRARILFKFLELLNQNKDELAHMITAEHGKVFTDALGEVARGIDIVEFACGIPQLLKGDFSDQVSTNLDNWTLRQPLGVVAGITPFNFPVMVPMWMFPVAIAAGNTFILKPSPTDPSASLFMADLLKQAGLPDGVFNVVQGDKEAVDALLVHPEVKAVSFVGSTPIANYIYETGARHGKRVQALGGAKNHLVVMPDADVDQVVDALIGAGYGSAGERCMAISVAVLVGDVADKVVPKLLERTKALKVLNGTNLAAEMGPIVTAAAHARITEYIELGVQEGAQLLADGREFNAAEAGEGCAEGFWMGGTLFDHVTPDMRIYQEEIFGPVLACVRVPDFATAVQLVNDHEFGNGVACFTRDGNVAREFSRRIQVGMVGINVPLPVPMAWHGFGGWKKSLFGDMHAYGEEGVRFYTKQKSIMQRWPESIAKGAEFAMPTAK from the coding sequence ATGAACCAAGCAAACGATACTCAAGAGATTGCCCAGTACATCCACGGTGAACATGTCACCGGCAACGGCACTCGCACTCAGCCCGTATACAACCCCGCCACTGGAGCTGTTAGCGGCCGTGTGCGTTTAGGTACCGCCCAAGACGTCGATGCTGCGGTAGCGTGCGCCCAGGCAGCCTTTCCAAGCTGGTCCAACACCCCACCGATTCGCCGGGCGCGAATTCTGTTCAAGTTCTTGGAGTTGTTGAACCAGAACAAGGACGAGTTGGCTCACATGATCACTGCTGAGCACGGCAAGGTCTTCACCGATGCTTTGGGCGAAGTCGCACGCGGTATTGATATCGTTGAGTTTGCCTGTGGCATCCCCCAGTTGCTCAAGGGCGACTTCTCCGACCAGGTGTCCACGAACCTGGATAACTGGACGCTGCGTCAGCCACTGGGTGTTGTTGCCGGTATCACCCCGTTCAACTTCCCCGTGATGGTGCCGATGTGGATGTTCCCGGTGGCAATAGCCGCGGGAAATACCTTCATTCTCAAGCCCAGCCCTACCGACCCGAGCGCCAGCCTGTTCATGGCAGACCTCCTTAAGCAAGCAGGCCTGCCGGATGGTGTGTTCAACGTTGTGCAGGGCGACAAGGAAGCCGTAGACGCGTTGTTGGTGCACCCCGAAGTGAAGGCGGTGTCCTTCGTTGGCTCCACGCCAATCGCCAACTACATCTACGAAACTGGCGCTCGCCATGGCAAGCGTGTGCAAGCGTTGGGTGGTGCGAAAAACCATTTGGTGGTCATGCCGGATGCAGATGTCGACCAGGTCGTGGATGCCCTCATCGGCGCGGGCTACGGTTCAGCCGGCGAACGTTGCATGGCGATTTCCGTGGCGGTGCTGGTTGGTGACGTGGCCGACAAGGTCGTACCAAAGCTGCTGGAACGGACCAAAGCCTTGAAAGTTCTCAATGGCACCAACCTGGCCGCTGAAATGGGCCCAATCGTTACGGCCGCCGCTCATGCCCGGATCACGGAATACATCGAGCTCGGCGTACAAGAAGGTGCCCAGTTGTTGGCTGACGGCCGTGAATTCAATGCGGCGGAGGCAGGTGAAGGGTGTGCAGAGGGTTTCTGGATGGGCGGTACTCTGTTCGACCACGTCACTCCGGATATGCGCATCTACCAGGAAGAGATCTTTGGTCCGGTACTGGCGTGCGTTCGTGTGCCTGATTTCGCTACGGCCGTGCAACTGGTCAATGACCACGAATTTGGGAACGGCGTGGCCTGCTTCACCCGCGACGGTAACGTAGCCCGTGAATTCAGTCGCCGTATCCAGGTAGGGATGGTGGGCATCAACGTCCCGCTTCCTGTGCCGATGGCTTGGCATGGTTTTGGCGGCTGGAAGAAGAGCCTCTTCGGGGACATGCATGCTTACGGTGAAGAGGGCGTGCGTTTCTATACCAAGCAAAAATCCATCATGCAGCGTTGGCCGGAAAGCATTGCCAAAGGCGCAGAGTTCGCGATGCCGACCGCAAAATAG
- a CDS encoding ArsR/SmtB family transcription factor, with protein sequence MSIDVNEALKALANPIRLAILNWLKDPRASFPEQEVDPETVGVCVSIIQERTGLSQSTTSLYLTALQRAQLVTSQRIGPWTYYKRHDENIEAFFTALQERI encoded by the coding sequence ATGAGCATTGACGTGAATGAAGCCCTGAAGGCTTTGGCAAACCCGATTCGCCTCGCCATCCTCAACTGGCTCAAGGACCCTCGGGCAAGCTTTCCTGAGCAAGAGGTCGATCCGGAAACGGTCGGGGTGTGCGTCAGCATCATCCAGGAGCGTACGGGCCTTTCGCAGTCCACCACATCGCTTTACCTGACAGCGTTGCAACGCGCGCAACTGGTGACATCGCAGCGCATCGGCCCCTGGACCTACTACAAGCGACATGACGAAAACATCGAAGCCTTCTTTACGGCGCTGCAGGAGAGGATCTAG
- the acuR gene encoding acrylate utilization transcriptional regulator AcuR, with translation MSQIQATPRKRGRPAKAAGDYRETRETLCRAGVAALTEKGFSATGLDEILSSVGVPKGSFYHFFASKEAFGSELITLYAHYFARKLDRFLLDESLTPLERIDAFCQDAERGMEKFSFSRGCLVGNLGQEMGALPESFRAQLTDVLLDWQSRFEHCLEAAKSAGEIPQHTDCARLAAFFWIGWEGAVLRAKLERKGDPLRVFADLFLMSLRS, from the coding sequence ATGAGCCAAATCCAAGCTACTCCCCGTAAGCGTGGCCGTCCGGCGAAAGCTGCCGGCGACTACCGAGAAACCCGTGAGACCCTATGTCGCGCAGGCGTGGCTGCGTTGACCGAGAAGGGTTTTTCGGCCACTGGCCTTGACGAAATATTGTCGTCAGTGGGTGTGCCCAAAGGGTCTTTCTATCATTTCTTCGCGAGCAAAGAGGCTTTTGGGTCAGAACTAATCACCCTGTATGCCCATTACTTCGCACGCAAGTTGGACCGGTTTCTGCTGGATGAAAGTCTCACTCCGTTAGAACGCATTGATGCATTTTGTCAGGATGCCGAGCGCGGGATGGAAAAGTTCAGTTTCAGCCGGGGTTGCTTGGTCGGTAATCTGGGCCAGGAGATGGGAGCGCTCCCGGAGTCATTTCGCGCGCAACTGACTGATGTGCTCTTGGACTGGCAGAGTCGGTTCGAACATTGCTTGGAGGCGGCAAAGAGTGCCGGTGAAATACCTCAGCATACTGACTGCGCGCGATTGGCCGCTTTCTTTTGGATAGGCTGGGAGGGTGCCGTACTGCGCGCCAAGCTTGAGCGCAAGGGAGATCCCCTGCGTGTATTTGCAGATCTGTTTTTGATGAGCCTTAGGTCCTAA
- a CDS encoding aldehyde dehydrogenase family protein translates to MQKLDVTLPTYVPDSSYGLFIDNQWVAGESGETLSIINPANGQTLTSIPNGTAADIDRAVQAAQRAFETWRLTSPIERANALLKIADLMEADAERFSVLETLDVGKPIRESSSIDVPLAIDHFRYFAGVIRSHSDEAVMLDEQTLSIVLSEPLGVVGQVIPWNFPLLMAAWKIAPAIAAGNTVVIKPSELTPVTILELAKILAKVLPAGVVNIVTGTGASAGQALLDHPDVRKLAFTGSTGVGMRVADAAAKKLIPATLELGGKSANIVFPDANWDKAVEGAALAILWNQGQVCESGARLFVHESIYERFLAEVQQKFEAVRVGDPLHRDTMMGAQVSKTQMERILGYIDIAKQEGARVLIGGGRLTGPAYDNGFFIQPTILVDVRNDMRVAYEEIFGPVLCVIPFKDEAEVIAMANDSDYGLAGAVWTQDINRAVRVARAVETGRMWVNTYHDIPAHAPFGGYKKSGLGRETHKSILEAYSQKKNILVSLKEAAHGLF, encoded by the coding sequence ATGCAAAAGCTCGACGTTACCCTCCCGACCTACGTACCCGACAGCAGCTACGGCCTGTTCATCGACAACCAATGGGTTGCTGGTGAAAGTGGTGAGACCCTTTCCATCATCAATCCCGCTAACGGACAAACGCTCACCAGCATCCCGAACGGCACAGCCGCCGATATCGATCGTGCGGTGCAGGCCGCTCAGCGCGCCTTCGAAACCTGGCGGTTAACCAGCCCCATCGAGCGCGCCAATGCCCTGCTGAAAATTGCCGATCTGATGGAAGCCGATGCAGAACGTTTCTCCGTCCTGGAGACTCTCGACGTAGGCAAGCCGATCCGGGAAAGCAGCAGCATCGACGTCCCGCTGGCCATCGATCACTTCCGCTACTTCGCCGGCGTGATCCGCAGTCACTCCGACGAGGCGGTAATGCTGGACGAGCAGACTCTCAGCATCGTGCTCAGTGAGCCACTGGGCGTGGTGGGCCAAGTAATTCCCTGGAACTTCCCGCTGCTGATGGCAGCCTGGAAAATCGCCCCGGCCATCGCGGCGGGTAATACTGTGGTCATCAAACCATCCGAACTGACCCCGGTTACCATCCTTGAGCTTGCGAAGATTCTCGCCAAGGTTCTACCGGCCGGCGTCGTGAACATCGTCACCGGCACGGGGGCCTCTGCAGGCCAGGCGCTGCTGGACCATCCGGACGTGCGCAAGCTCGCCTTCACCGGCTCGACCGGTGTCGGCATGCGTGTCGCCGATGCGGCGGCGAAGAAGCTGATTCCGGCGACCCTCGAGTTGGGCGGCAAATCGGCCAATATCGTCTTCCCCGATGCAAACTGGGACAAGGCCGTGGAAGGCGCTGCTCTCGCCATCCTCTGGAACCAGGGCCAGGTTTGCGAATCCGGCGCACGGCTGTTCGTCCATGAGTCGATCTATGAGCGCTTCCTAGCCGAGGTCCAGCAGAAGTTCGAAGCCGTGCGCGTGGGCGACCCGCTGCATCGGGACACCATGATGGGGGCCCAGGTCAGCAAGACACAAATGGAGCGCATCCTTGGTTACATCGATATCGCCAAGCAGGAGGGCGCACGGGTGCTGATCGGCGGTGGTCGCCTGACAGGGCCTGCTTACGATAACGGCTTCTTCATCCAGCCGACCATCCTGGTCGACGTACGCAACGACATGCGCGTGGCATACGAGGAGATCTTTGGCCCTGTCCTGTGTGTGATTCCGTTCAAGGATGAAGCGGAGGTCATCGCCATGGCCAACGACTCGGACTACGGGCTGGCTGGTGCGGTCTGGACCCAGGACATCAATCGCGCGGTGCGCGTGGCACGTGCGGTGGAAACCGGTCGCATGTGGGTGAACACCTACCATGACATCCCTGCCCACGCGCCCTTTGGTGGCTACAAGAAGTCCGGCCTTGGAAGAGAGACCCACAAGTCCATCCTCGAAGCCTACAGCCAGAAGAAGAATATTCTCGTCAGCCTCAAAGAAGCGGCCCATGGCTTGTTCTGA